A window of Blastomonas sp. SL216 contains these coding sequences:
- a CDS encoding 3-methyl-2-oxobutanoate dehydrogenase (2-methylpropanoyl-transferring) subunit alpha, which yields MAEGPARTNLQPLALHVPEPRSRPGDPVDFSDVVVPAAGSIARPDEAVSPHDMRDLAFGLVRVLDDEHKAVGPWDPRLSSETLLKLLRTMALTRAFDERLYRAQRQGKTSFYMKCTGEEATSVSAAAAMQGDDMVFPSYRQQGILMWRGYPLVEMVNQIYSNAGDKLKGRQLPIMYSVPELSFFTISGNLTTQYPQAVGWAMASAIKGDTRIASCWCGEGSTAEGDFHSAMTFASVYNAPVILNVVNNQWAISSFSGFAGAERTTFAARALGYGIAGLRVDGNDALAVYAATRWAAERARANKGPTLIEHFTYRAEGHSTSDDPSAYRSAQESAEWPLGDPIHRLKQHCIGLGIWDDARHAAMDLELAEMVKAATKEAEKNGVLGHGMHQPFETMFEDVFEELPWHLQEQMAQALEERAAKWPK from the coding sequence ATGGCCGAAGGTCCAGCCCGCACGAACCTGCAGCCGCTAGCACTGCACGTTCCAGAGCCTCGCTCGCGCCCTGGCGATCCGGTCGATTTCAGCGATGTCGTTGTCCCGGCTGCAGGCAGCATAGCGCGTCCTGACGAGGCGGTTTCTCCGCACGATATGCGCGATCTGGCCTTTGGGCTGGTGCGCGTGCTTGATGATGAACACAAGGCGGTCGGGCCCTGGGACCCGCGGCTTTCATCCGAAACGCTGCTCAAGCTGCTGCGTACCATGGCGCTGACGCGCGCGTTCGACGAGCGGCTGTATCGGGCGCAGCGCCAGGGCAAGACCAGTTTCTACATGAAGTGCACTGGCGAGGAAGCGACGTCGGTATCCGCCGCTGCCGCGATGCAGGGCGATGACATGGTCTTTCCCAGCTATCGCCAGCAGGGCATCCTGATGTGGCGCGGCTATCCGCTGGTCGAGATGGTCAACCAGATCTATTCGAACGCGGGCGATAAGCTGAAGGGCCGTCAGCTGCCGATCATGTATTCGGTGCCCGAACTGAGCTTCTTCACCATTTCGGGCAATCTCACCACGCAATATCCGCAGGCCGTGGGCTGGGCGATGGCGAGCGCGATCAAGGGAGACACGCGCATCGCCAGCTGCTGGTGCGGCGAGGGTTCGACGGCAGAAGGGGACTTCCACAGCGCGATGACCTTTGCCTCGGTCTACAACGCGCCGGTCATCCTCAATGTCGTCAACAACCAATGGGCGATCTCGAGCTTTTCGGGCTTTGCCGGCGCCGAGCGGACCACCTTTGCCGCGCGCGCTTTGGGCTATGGCATTGCCGGCTTGCGCGTCGACGGCAATGATGCGCTGGCGGTCTATGCCGCGACCCGCTGGGCCGCCGAGCGCGCGCGCGCCAACAAGGGCCCGACGCTGATCGAGCATTTCACCTATCGCGCCGAAGGGCACAGCACCTCGGACGATCCGTCCGCCTATCGCAGCGCGCAGGAAAGCGCCGAATGGCCGCTGGGCGATCCGATCCACCGGCTGAAGCAGCATTGCATTGGTCTGGGCATCTGGGACGACGCGCGCCATGCCGCGATGGACCTGGAACTCGCCGAGATGGTCAAGGCCGCGACCAAGGAGGCCGAGAAGAACGGCGTGCTGGGTCATGGCATGCACCAGCCGTTCGAGACGATGTTCGAGGATGTGTTCGAGGAACTGCCCTGGCATCTGCAGGAACAGATGGCGCAGGCGCTGGAAGAAAGGGCCGCAAAATGGCCGAAGTGA
- a CDS encoding PQQ-dependent sugar dehydrogenase — protein sequence MHRLTLCAALPLALIACNSSDKAVASGEESDAVAAISPIDTVPFDTAVVTQFDEPWAMTFLPDGRALVTEKKGKLKLVTFATDGKTSAVDVSGTPDVAYGGQGGLGDVVISPDFVNDGYVYLSFAEKGEGDTSGAAVARAKLVMADDGAASLKDMQVIWRQEPKVAGKGHYGHRIAFGPDGMMYISSGERQKFDPAQDLDQNLGKIVRLTPSGGIPSDNPMYDQGRIKAQIWSYGHRNPLGLAFDSAGNLWNSEMGPQGGDELNLVKRGTNYGYPKVSNGNHYDGRDIPDHAPGDGFEPPKAFWNPAISPGSLMIYSGNLFPAWKGSAFLGALGAQALVRVKLDGDKAEKADNWTMEGRIREVEQGPDGAIWLLEDGARGSQGRLLKLTPPK from the coding sequence ATGCACCGACTGACCCTTTGCGCAGCCCTGCCGCTCGCCCTGATCGCCTGCAACAGCAGCGACAAGGCCGTGGCCAGCGGAGAGGAAAGCGATGCCGTCGCCGCGATCTCGCCGATCGATACCGTGCCGTTCGACACCGCCGTGGTGACGCAGTTCGACGAGCCCTGGGCGATGACCTTCCTGCCCGATGGCCGTGCGCTGGTGACGGAGAAAAAGGGCAAGCTGAAGCTTGTCACCTTTGCCACCGACGGCAAGACCAGCGCGGTCGATGTCAGCGGCACGCCCGACGTCGCCTATGGCGGCCAGGGCGGATTGGGCGATGTCGTGATCTCGCCCGATTTCGTCAATGACGGCTATGTGTACCTGAGCTTTGCCGAAAAGGGCGAAGGCGATACCAGCGGTGCAGCCGTGGCGCGCGCCAAGCTGGTCATGGCCGATGATGGTGCCGCCTCGCTCAAGGACATGCAGGTGATCTGGCGGCAGGAGCCCAAGGTTGCAGGCAAGGGCCATTACGGCCACCGCATCGCCTTCGGCCCCGATGGCATGATGTATATCTCGTCCGGCGAGCGGCAGAAGTTCGATCCCGCGCAGGACCTCGACCAGAATCTGGGCAAGATCGTGCGCCTGACGCCCAGCGGCGGCATTCCGTCGGACAATCCGATGTACGACCAGGGCCGCATCAAGGCGCAGATCTGGTCCTATGGCCATCGCAACCCGCTGGGTCTGGCCTTCGACAGCGCCGGCAACCTGTGGAACAGCGAGATGGGGCCGCAGGGCGGTGACGAGCTGAACCTGGTCAAGCGCGGCACCAATTACGGCTATCCCAAGGTATCGAATGGCAATCATTACGACGGCCGCGACATTCCCGACCATGCCCCCGGCGATGGCTTCGAGCCGCCCAAGGCGTTCTGGAACCCGGCCATCTCGCCGGGCAGCCTGATGATCTATTCGGGCAACCTGTTCCCCGCCTGGAAGGGCAGCGCATTTCTCGGCGCGCTCGGTGCCCAGGCGCTGGTCCGCGTCAAGCTGGACGGCGACAAGGCGGAAAAGGCCGACAACTGGACGATGGAAGGCCGCATTCGCGAGGTCGAACAGGGCCCCGATGGCGCAATCTGGCTGCTGGAAGATGGCGCACGCGGTTCGCAGGGCCGGTTGCTGAAGCTTACCCCGCCCAAATAA
- a CDS encoding site-specific DNA-methyltransferase, translating to MRRLPTGSVDMIFADPPYNLQLGGDLYRPEGSRVDAVDNDWDKFDTFAAYDRFTREWMTEARRILKPDGSLWVIGSYHNIFRCGATLQDLGFWILNDIVWRKANPMPNFRGTRFTNAHETLIWASRDEKSKYTFNYRAMKTLNDELQMRSDWVLPICGGQERLKRGGTKAHPTQKPEALLYRILLACTNPGDVVLDPFFGTGTTGAVAKRLGRDWIGCERDPIYCEVAEERIAAALPLDESGLKTMQSPKSQPRVAFGTLVETGYVPVGTVVCDKARKHRATIRADGSLLSGEHSGSIHKVGALLQNAPSCNGWTWWHIETDDGLKPLDSLRQTYLLATEP from the coding sequence ATGCGCCGCCTGCCGACGGGCTCGGTCGACATGATCTTTGCCGATCCGCCGTACAACCTGCAGCTGGGCGGCGATCTCTATCGCCCCGAGGGCAGCCGCGTCGATGCGGTCGACAATGACTGGGACAAGTTCGACACCTTTGCCGCCTATGACCGCTTCACCCGTGAATGGATGACCGAGGCGCGCCGCATCCTCAAGCCCGATGGCTCGCTCTGGGTGATCGGCAGCTATCACAATATCTTCCGCTGCGGCGCGACGCTGCAGGATCTGGGCTTCTGGATCCTCAATGACATCGTCTGGCGCAAGGCCAACCCGATGCCCAATTTCCGCGGCACGCGCTTCACCAATGCGCACGAGACGCTGATCTGGGCGTCGCGCGACGAGAAGTCGAAATACACGTTCAACTATCGCGCGATGAAGACGCTCAACGACGAGCTGCAGATGCGCTCCGACTGGGTGCTGCCGATCTGCGGCGGCCAGGAGCGGCTGAAGCGCGGCGGCACCAAGGCGCACCCGACGCAGAAGCCCGAGGCCTTGCTCTATCGCATCCTGCTCGCCTGCACCAATCCGGGCGATGTCGTTCTCGACCCGTTCTTCGGTACCGGCACCACCGGTGCGGTCGCCAAGCGTCTGGGCCGCGACTGGATCGGCTGCGAGCGCGATCCCATCTATTGCGAAGTCGCCGAAGAGCGCATCGCCGCCGCGCTGCCGCTCGATGAATCGGGCTTGAAGACGATGCAGTCGCCCAAGAGCCAGCCGCGCGTCGCCTTCGGCACTTTGGTCGAGACAGGCTATGTCCCCGTCGGCACCGTGGTGTGTGACAAGGCGCGCAAGCACCGCGCCACGATCCGCGCCGATGGCTCGCTGCTCTCGGGCGAGCATAGCGGTTCGATCCACAAGGTTGGCGCGCTGCTGCAGAACGCGCCGTCGTGCAACGGCTGGACCTGGTGGCATATCGAGACCGATGACGGCCTCAAGCCACTCGACAGCCTGCGCCAGACCTATCTGCTTGCCACCGAGCCGTGA
- the folP gene encoding dihydropteroate synthase → MSAARVYVRPVGLAESPQTFDGATIRLGHSLVWCHLVALESYEGGRLVARQIVPVDRVAEALNALPSDQAERAQAQFANLSRAHPSLQLGERVLRFDQPQVMGILNVTPDSFSDGGRFTDDPAGVRDAGFAMLTAGASLIDIGGESTRPDAPVVWEGDEIARVVPAIQALAHSGAILSVDTRKAAVMEAALEAGAHIVNDVSALLYDDRALDVVVRSGYPVVLMHAPSQGANPHAGGGYGHVVTDVFDWLEARVAAVVAAGVAREKVIVDPGIGFGKSLADNLALINALPLFHALGQPILFGASRKRMIGALSNEAPVDARLGGSVALAMSAIGSGAQIVRVHDVPETVQAARVWRGLRDAALTVPGLD, encoded by the coding sequence ATGAGCGCCGCGCGCGTCTATGTGCGCCCCGTGGGTCTGGCGGAAAGCCCGCAGACCTTCGACGGGGCGACGATCCGGCTGGGGCACAGCCTGGTCTGGTGCCATCTGGTCGCGCTGGAAAGCTATGAGGGCGGCAGGCTGGTCGCACGGCAGATCGTGCCGGTAGATCGCGTTGCCGAGGCGCTGAACGCGCTGCCGTCCGATCAGGCCGAGCGTGCGCAGGCCCAGTTCGCCAACCTGTCGCGCGCGCATCCGTCGCTGCAACTGGGCGAGCGCGTGCTGCGCTTTGATCAGCCGCAGGTGATGGGTATCTTGAACGTCACGCCGGACAGCTTTTCCGATGGCGGGCGGTTCACCGATGATCCCGCAGGGGTGCGCGACGCCGGTTTCGCGATGCTGACCGCAGGCGCTTCGCTGATCGATATCGGCGGCGAATCCACCCGGCCCGACGCGCCGGTGGTGTGGGAGGGCGACGAGATTGCTCGCGTGGTGCCCGCGATCCAGGCGCTGGCGCACAGCGGCGCGATCCTTTCGGTCGATACCCGCAAGGCCGCCGTCATGGAGGCAGCGCTGGAGGCGGGCGCGCATATCGTCAATGACGTCTCGGCGCTGCTCTACGATGATCGCGCTCTCGATGTCGTCGTGCGGTCTGGCTACCCGGTGGTGCTGATGCACGCGCCGTCGCAGGGGGCGAACCCGCATGCGGGGGGCGGCTACGGCCATGTCGTCACGGATGTCTTCGACTGGCTGGAGGCGCGCGTTGCCGCCGTGGTCGCGGCAGGCGTGGCGCGCGAGAAGGTGATCGTCGATCCGGGCATCGGCTTCGGCAAGTCGCTCGCCGACAATCTGGCGCTGATCAATGCGCTGCCTTTGTTCCACGCACTCGGCCAGCCGATCCTGTTCGGCGCGAGCCGCAAGCGGATGATCGGCGCGTTGTCGAACGAGGCCCCGGTCGATGCGCGGCTCGGCGGATCGGTCGCGCTGGCGATGAGCGCCATCGGCAGCGGCGCACAGATCGTCCGCGTCCATGACGTCCCCGAAACCGTTCAGGCCGCCCGCGTCTGGCGCGGCCTGCGCGATGCCGCCTTGACGGTGCCGGGTCTGGACTGA
- a CDS encoding dihydrolipoamide acetyltransferase family protein, producing the protein MATYTFNLPDIGEGIAEAEIVAWHVKIGDRVEEDGRIADMMTDKATVEMESPVSGIVTRVAGAEGDVIAIGSMLVEIEIEGEAGGDAPAAESTPAPAPAPEVIEAETPKAPQVAVAAPAAAPAPAAPKAEAVEPSRPAQSGSEAGDKVLASPVVRQRARDLGIDLAKVRPAEGARIRHADLDAYLNYGGTRAGPGRAADEEIRVIGMRKRIAQNMAESKRHIPHFTYVEEIDVTKMEDMRGEMNASRGNRPKLTALPILIAAICKTLREYPMLNARYDDEANVVTRFGAVHLGIATQTDAGLMVPVLRGAESLSVWDMASEIARLADAARSGKAKSEELSGSTLTLTSLGPLGGIATTPVINRPEVAIIGPNKIVERPMVVDGTVVIRKMMNLSISCDHRVVDGYDAASFVQALKRRIETPIYIFAD; encoded by the coding sequence ATGGCCACTTATACCTTCAACCTGCCCGATATCGGCGAAGGCATTGCCGAGGCGGAGATTGTTGCCTGGCACGTCAAGATTGGCGACCGAGTCGAGGAAGACGGCCGCATCGCGGACATGATGACCGACAAGGCGACGGTGGAGATGGAATCGCCGGTGTCCGGCATCGTCACCAGGGTCGCAGGCGCCGAGGGCGATGTCATCGCCATCGGTTCGATGCTGGTCGAGATCGAGATCGAAGGCGAGGCGGGCGGTGATGCGCCTGCGGCTGAAAGCACCCCTGCGCCCGCGCCGGCACCCGAGGTGATTGAGGCAGAGACGCCCAAGGCACCGCAGGTGGCGGTAGCTGCGCCTGCAGCCGCGCCCGCACCCGCTGCACCCAAAGCAGAAGCGGTCGAACCATCGCGTCCTGCGCAGAGCGGCAGCGAGGCCGGTGACAAGGTGCTGGCTTCGCCCGTCGTGCGCCAGCGTGCGCGCGATTTGGGCATTGACCTGGCCAAGGTGCGTCCGGCCGAAGGCGCGCGCATCCGCCACGCCGATCTCGACGCGTATCTGAACTATGGCGGCACCCGCGCCGGGCCGGGCCGCGCCGCCGACGAGGAAATCCGCGTGATCGGCATGCGCAAGCGGATTGCGCAGAACATGGCCGAATCCAAGCGCCATATCCCGCACTTCACCTATGTCGAGGAAATCGATGTCACGAAGATGGAGGATATGCGCGGCGAGATGAACGCCTCACGCGGCAATCGGCCGAAGCTGACTGCCCTGCCGATCCTGATCGCGGCGATCTGCAAGACGTTGCGCGAATATCCGATGCTCAACGCGCGCTATGACGACGAGGCCAATGTGGTGACCCGCTTCGGCGCGGTGCATCTGGGCATCGCGACGCAGACCGATGCCGGGCTGATGGTGCCTGTGCTGCGCGGTGCCGAGTCCCTGAGCGTCTGGGACATGGCGAGCGAGATTGCGCGGCTTGCCGATGCGGCGCGCAGTGGCAAGGCGAAGAGCGAGGAACTGTCCGGATCGACACTGACGCTGACCTCGCTGGGTCCGCTGGGCGGCATTGCGACGACCCCGGTGATCAACCGGCCCGAAGTCGCGATTATCGGCCCCAACAAGATCGTGGAGCGGCCGATGGTGGTCGATGGCACGGTGGTCATTCGCAAGATGATGAACCTGTCGATCTCGTGCGATCATCGCGTGGTCGACGGCTATGACGCAGCCAGCTTCGTCCAGGCGCTCAAACGCCGGATCGAGACGCCGATCTATATCTTCGCGGATTGA
- the katG gene encoding catalase/peroxidase HPI gives MDMKTGSVGKNGGMGGNCPFSGKDGGVRALLGRTNRDWWPDALQLDILTQNGTSPDPMGPDYDYAESFKQLDYAALKADLTALMTDSQPWWPADYGHYGPFFIRMAWHSAGTYRTADGRGGSSSGQQRFAPLNSWPDNGNLDKARRLLWPIKQKYGKHISWADLFILTGNVAIESMGGPVFGFGGGRADVFEPERDVYWGTEEAWVDTGAETRIQPDKGWELEAPLAAIQMGLIYVNPEGPGGVPDPLQSARDMRITFDRMAMNDEETVALTAGGHAFGKAHGAVPADQLSGAPESEAMQLMGFGWATDAEQIERGHITTSGIEGAWTPNPTQWGGDYFRLLFKYDYELVRSPAGAQQWQPINPDPEDMAPDARDPSKKVPTMMTTADMALKMDPDYRKISERFRDDQAALDDAFARAWFKLTHRDMGPKVRYLGPEVPAEDLIWQDPVPAGSTPSDAAVEAFKTAILASGLPMSALIKAAWASASTYRRSDHRGGANGARVRLAPQKDWAVNDPAELATVLAKIEELRGELSVADAIVLAGSAAVEKAARDAGFDVSVPFLCGRGDASDEQTDAESFEPLEPRADAFRNYLATRQTVKTEEIMLDRAHLLGLSIPQLAVLVAGLRVLGANAGNSSKGMLTDRPGLLTNDFFVNLLDMRTAWKTVDESGDEEFVGWDRATGETRWHATRTDLVFGSNSQLRAVSEVYAERGNELKFVQDFIAAWVKVMNADRFDVE, from the coding sequence ATGGACATGAAGACGGGTAGCGTAGGCAAGAACGGCGGCATGGGCGGCAATTGCCCGTTTTCGGGCAAGGACGGCGGCGTTCGCGCGCTGCTCGGGCGGACCAACCGCGATTGGTGGCCTGATGCCCTGCAACTCGACATCCTGACGCAGAACGGCACCTCGCCCGACCCGATGGGGCCGGATTATGATTATGCGGAAAGCTTCAAGCAGCTCGATTATGCGGCGCTGAAGGCCGACCTGACCGCGCTGATGACCGACTCACAGCCCTGGTGGCCCGCCGATTACGGCCATTACGGCCCCTTCTTCATCCGCATGGCCTGGCACAGCGCGGGCACCTATCGCACCGCCGACGGGCGTGGCGGATCGAGCAGCGGGCAGCAGCGCTTTGCCCCGCTCAACAGCTGGCCCGATAACGGCAATCTCGACAAGGCACGCCGCCTGTTGTGGCCGATCAAGCAGAAATACGGAAAGCATATCAGCTGGGCCGACTTGTTCATCCTCACCGGCAATGTCGCGATCGAATCGATGGGCGGCCCGGTGTTCGGCTTTGGCGGCGGCCGTGCCGATGTGTTCGAGCCCGAGCGCGACGTCTATTGGGGCACCGAGGAAGCCTGGGTCGATACCGGCGCGGAAACCCGCATCCAGCCCGACAAGGGATGGGAGCTCGAAGCCCCGCTGGCCGCGATCCAGATGGGCCTCATCTACGTCAATCCCGAAGGTCCGGGCGGCGTGCCCGATCCGCTGCAGTCGGCGCGCGACATGCGCATCACCTTCGATCGCATGGCGATGAACGACGAGGAAACCGTCGCGCTGACCGCTGGTGGTCACGCCTTCGGCAAGGCGCACGGTGCGGTGCCCGCCGATCAGCTGAGCGGCGCGCCCGAATCCGAGGCAATGCAGCTGATGGGCTTTGGCTGGGCGACCGATGCTGAGCAGATCGAGCGCGGCCATATCACGACGTCGGGCATCGAAGGCGCCTGGACGCCCAACCCCACGCAATGGGGCGGCGACTATTTCCGCCTACTGTTCAAGTACGACTATGAGCTCGTCCGCAGCCCGGCGGGTGCGCAGCAGTGGCAGCCGATCAACCCGGACCCGGAAGACATGGCGCCCGACGCGCGCGATCCTTCGAAGAAGGTGCCGACGATGATGACCACCGCCGACATGGCGCTGAAGATGGACCCGGACTATCGCAAGATTTCCGAACGCTTCCGCGACGATCAGGCGGCGCTCGACGATGCCTTTGCCCGTGCCTGGTTCAAGCTGACCCATCGCGACATGGGGCCCAAGGTCCGTTATCTTGGCCCCGAAGTGCCGGCTGAAGACCTGATCTGGCAGGACCCTGTTCCGGCGGGCTCCACGCCTTCCGACGCGGCGGTCGAAGCGTTCAAGACGGCGATCCTGGCGAGCGGCCTGCCGATGAGCGCGCTCATCAAGGCGGCCTGGGCGTCGGCCTCAACCTATCGCCGCAGCGACCATCGCGGTGGCGCGAATGGCGCGCGTGTCCGCCTGGCCCCGCAAAAGGACTGGGCGGTGAACGATCCGGCGGAACTGGCGACGGTCCTGGCGAAGATCGAGGAGCTGCGCGGCGAACTGTCGGTCGCCGATGCCATCGTGCTGGCGGGCAGCGCGGCGGTCGAAAAGGCGGCGCGTGACGCCGGTTTCGATGTCTCGGTGCCGTTCCTCTGCGGACGCGGCGATGCAAGCGATGAGCAGACCGACGCCGAGAGCTTCGAGCCGCTCGAACCGCGCGCCGATGCCTTTCGCAACTATCTTGCCACCCGGCAGACCGTGAAGACCGAGGAGATCATGCTCGACCGCGCGCATCTGCTCGGCCTGTCGATCCCGCAATTGGCAGTTCTGGTGGCGGGCCTGCGCGTGCTGGGTGCCAATGCCGGCAACAGCAGCAAGGGCATGCTCACCGATCGTCCGGGCCTGCTGACCAACGACTTCTTCGTCAACCTGCTCGACATGCGCACGGCCTGGAAGACCGTCGACGAGAGCGGCGACGAAGAGTTCGTCGGCTGGGACCGCGCCACCGGCGAAACCCGCTGGCACGCCACGCGCACCGACCTCGTCTTCGGCTCCAACTCGCAATTGCGCGCGGTGTCCGAAGTCTATGCCGAACGCGGCAACGAGCTGAAGTTCGTGCAGGACTTCATCGCCGCCTGGGTGAAGGTCATGAACGCCGACCGGTTCGATGTGGAATGA
- a CDS encoding alpha-ketoacid dehydrogenase subunit beta produces the protein MNMIEAINSALDVMMERDGNVVVMGEDVGYFGGVFRCTAGLQKKYGKTRVFDTPISECGIVGVAVGMGAYGLRPVPEIQFADYIYPGIDQLISEAARLRYRSAGEYIAPITVRSPFGGGIFGGQTHSQSPESLFTHVAGLKTVIPSTPYDAKGLLISAIEDNDPVIFFEPKRIYNGPFSGYYDRPVEPWSKHAASSVPTGHYRIPLGKANVVREGEGLTILAYGTMVHVALAVVEANKVDAEVIDLRTLLPLDIETIEASVKKTGRCLIVHEATRTSGFGAELSALVQERCFYHLEAPVERVTGFDTPYPHSLEWAYFPGPIRIGRAIAKIMKD, from the coding sequence ATGAACATGATCGAGGCGATCAACAGCGCGCTCGACGTGATGATGGAACGCGACGGCAATGTCGTGGTGATGGGCGAAGACGTGGGCTATTTCGGTGGCGTTTTCCGCTGCACCGCGGGCCTGCAGAAGAAATACGGCAAGACGCGCGTGTTCGACACGCCGATCAGCGAGTGCGGCATTGTCGGCGTCGCGGTGGGGATGGGCGCCTATGGCCTGCGTCCGGTGCCCGAAATCCAGTTTGCAGACTATATCTATCCCGGCATCGACCAGCTGATCTCTGAAGCGGCGCGGCTTCGCTATCGGTCGGCGGGCGAATATATTGCGCCGATCACGGTGCGCTCGCCCTTCGGCGGCGGCATTTTCGGCGGTCAGACGCACAGCCAGAGCCCCGAAAGCCTGTTTACCCATGTCGCGGGTCTCAAGACGGTGATCCCTTCAACGCCCTATGACGCCAAGGGCCTGCTGATCTCGGCGATCGAGGACAATGACCCGGTCATCTTCTTCGAGCCCAAGCGCATCTATAACGGCCCGTTCAGCGGCTATTATGATCGCCCGGTCGAACCCTGGTCCAAGCATGCGGCCTCGTCGGTGCCGACTGGCCATTATCGCATCCCGCTGGGCAAGGCGAATGTCGTGCGCGAAGGCGAGGGGCTGACCATCCTGGCCTATGGCACGATGGTGCATGTCGCGCTGGCCGTGGTCGAGGCGAACAAAGTCGATGCCGAAGTCATCGATCTGCGCACGCTGCTGCCACTCGACATCGAGACGATCGAGGCGTCGGTGAAGAAGACCGGGCGCTGCCTGATCGTGCACGAGGCGACGCGGACCAGCGGCTTTGGTGCCGAGCTTTCCGCATTGGTGCAGGAACGCTGCTTCTATCACCTCGAAGCGCCGGTCGAGCGCGTCACCGGCTTTGACACGCCCTATCCGCACAGCCTGGAATGGGCATATTTCCCTGGCCCGATCCGCATCGGTCGCGCCATTGCCAAGATCATGAAGGACTGA
- the thyA gene encoding thymidylate synthase — protein sequence MDSALQSRAPDAAAQDHFEWQYLDLMRQVWTRGHERSDRTGVGTRSLFGANMRFDLADNAIPLLTTKRVYWKAAAREMLWFLTGETNIRPLVEQGVHIWTDWPLDSYRKATGEAIDRDAFEARIIADAAFAERWGDLGPVYGKQWVNWPVYEPAGEGLFRQREQGINQIAELVESLRHNRGSRRHIFEGWNVAELDQMALPPCHKTYQFFVAHGKLTGLLYQRSCDLALGVPFNIFSAALITRMLAQQCDLEPGELIWNGGDVHLYLNHQELVETQLARTPAGAPRLDIVRRPDSIFDYRIEDFEVRDYAPQAHIAAPVAV from the coding sequence ATGGATAGCGCATTGCAGAGTCGCGCGCCCGATGCGGCAGCGCAGGATCATTTCGAATGGCAGTATCTGGACCTGATGCGGCAGGTCTGGACCCGCGGGCATGAACGTTCGGACCGCACCGGCGTGGGCACGCGTTCGCTGTTCGGGGCGAACATGCGCTTCGACCTTGCGGACAATGCCATCCCGTTGCTGACCACCAAGCGAGTCTATTGGAAGGCCGCAGCGCGCGAGATGCTGTGGTTCCTCACCGGAGAGACCAATATCCGTCCGCTGGTGGAGCAGGGAGTGCATATCTGGACCGACTGGCCGCTCGACAGCTATCGCAAGGCCACGGGCGAGGCGATCGATCGCGATGCGTTCGAGGCGCGAATCATCGCTGATGCCGCTTTTGCCGAACGCTGGGGTGATCTGGGGCCGGTCTATGGCAAGCAATGGGTCAACTGGCCGGTTTACGAACCGGCAGGCGAGGGGCTGTTCCGCCAGCGCGAGCAGGGGATCAACCAGATTGCCGAGCTGGTCGAAAGCCTGCGCCACAATCGCGGGTCGCGCCGCCATATCTTCGAAGGCTGGAATGTCGCCGAGCTCGACCAGATGGCGCTGCCGCCGTGCCACAAGACCTATCAGTTCTTTGTCGCCCACGGAAAGCTGACCGGCCTGCTCTACCAGCGGTCGTGCGATCTGGCGCTGGGCGTGCCGTTCAACATCTTTTCCGCCGCGCTGATCACCCGCATGCTGGCGCAGCAATGCGATCTGGAGCCGGGCGAGCTGATCTGGAACGGCGGCGACGTGCACCTTTACCTCAACCATCAGGAACTGGTCGAAACCCAGCTGGCCCGAACCCCCGCGGGCGCGCCCAGGCTGGATATCGTGCGTCGCCCGGACAGCATTTTCGACTATCGGATCGAGGATTTCGAGGTGCGCGATTATGCCCCCCAGGCGCATATCGCAGCGCCGGTCGCGGTGTGA
- a CDS encoding ribonuclease HII, whose amino-acid sequence MPMIDSAALEAGVDEAGRGPLAGPVVAAAVILCPDGIPGLADSKTLSFARREKLEAEIRARCVFGIGMANVEEIDSINILQATMLAMTRAVDTLVSALGEVPGEVLVDGNRLPRWGYRARAIVKGDALHPCISAASILAKQERDRMMRAAAADHPQYGWDRNMGYGTAEHLAALRQHGPTPHHRRSFAPVAQACLL is encoded by the coding sequence ATGCCCATGATCGATAGCGCAGCGCTCGAAGCGGGCGTCGACGAGGCGGGCAGGGGGCCGCTGGCAGGGCCGGTGGTGGCCGCTGCCGTCATCCTGTGCCCGGACGGAATTCCCGGGCTCGCCGACAGCAAGACGCTGAGCTTTGCCAGGCGCGAGAAGCTGGAGGCGGAAATCCGTGCCCGCTGCGTGTTCGGTATCGGCATGGCGAATGTCGAGGAGATCGACAGCATCAACATCCTGCAGGCAACGATGCTGGCGATGACCCGCGCGGTCGATACGCTGGTCAGCGCCCTGGGAGAGGTTCCGGGCGAGGTGCTGGTCGACGGCAACCGCCTGCCGCGCTGGGGCTATCGGGCGCGGGCGATCGTCAAGGGCGATGCGCTGCATCCGTGCATCTCTGCCGCGTCGATCCTGGCCAAGCAGGAGCGCGACCGGATGATGCGCGCGGCCGCGGCCGACCACCCGCAATATGGCTGGGACCGAAACATGGGCTATGGCACGGCCGAGCACCTTGCGGCATTGCGTCAGCATGGCCCGACGCCGCATCACCGCCGCAGCTTCGCCCCGGTGGCGCAGGCCTGTCTTCTCTGA